A region from the Salminus brasiliensis chromosome 22, fSalBra1.hap2, whole genome shotgun sequence genome encodes:
- the tnrc6ba gene encoding trinucleotide repeat-containing gene 6B protein isoform X2, producing MEDKKRKKEDKRKRETSQKVVEQKNKVPELTKPPSAQSLTTPNSVSPSPGPVPSTTSSIATPAAGAPPQGGNNAKRPAVANGQPSPSTQAPQRYMPREVPPRFRCQQDHKVLLKRGQPPLSSMLLGGSNSGGDSPSAAVTAASDSSLGSAGPAAPSLSHTSSSSSIAASSTTTSSNYANSMWGASSGSQPLSQGREKVIVDGSDLEEWPSIAAGDGARTGDAPVTAGADGSVVPNCSASWGERHLQQQPKAVGGGNDGGKSVSSGSPSPPSSSCSTNECMQPSSVVWGSQGVIGGNAVAAGSLPPISKASPLPGTDCSVGVSCGIPGANFNPNANPSAWPALVQDGAGAAAAEGGPSPLQSSKSLSANNSISVNQASHQHQLHQMQYRDVEPSCRDWGGAALEPGAGPKNTGVTEGGDVDCGSTGGGDLSASSSTSSSAWRAQPFPANSKTGASRTDAWEGGAAGSSVSAEGGNSWGFRGQDDRQGGSTWGTGSGCQISGVSQGAWGGGVGEWGNSSGVGNPSGGNGDGSSSNSSSSGGSISNPSVSSSTPSTMTRAWDNQKGTGGDGGPGESSEWGGQDSRGGGGTSSSSGGENSRSGNQHHGHHRSQQPSNADVALQSLLNRTDLDPRVLSNSGWGQTQIRQNVAWDLEVERGAASGARSSAPSHPPYSGSTGTSATAPSSLLPGAPQNLNSNSNSILRPSSISPGEGWDNNSSSSSGNSLPTRGPQASGSSIQNPGVSQSGSGVGNSSGGQSKHFGGWGEPHPSESQGKCWGSEGQEWREKTAGSGSTGWGDFRQQGTPATGDWGNSQEEKGTGGWKELGRGDGGNWTQRGGNEWGEREPKSSSGGWGDGKDSGGKGGDSEVGTWGSWDEGAPRKAWGTGGTETGGVGVGGGDLGSKSHSSWGGSVHPSQMPNSQSASLKGQAQQQQQSQPLQTQSQDTGAMQGGWGRQGGSSAQSQSSGWTSGPIPQISSGTGSSSEPSGWEEPSPQSISRKKEIDDGTSAWGDPNNYVYVNYWDKNNGPSGQPMQSQQQGPPPPPPVRKPAGPVNRDVNLTQSSNKVPAVAPSGWGGSGSPSSPCVDNGTAAWGKPADTPTGWGDPDDTGNTSGWGNPSPNPVKSGSKSMQEGWGEREGSVSASRHSSWEEEDEGGVMWNSAGSQGSGSSYNSGGWGNKKGNKGPIKSGDSWMNPMTRQFSNMGLLEDPSGRPLDLAPGPPQDKKMDGDKRGMGLSDYNGEMRKGGRGGGGGVVFRSSSSKEVGPGEPGPYYDKTLPFTNQDGCLGEEGPCSPYSPPTVFKPSPLYNHPNPPRQMGGHMFGSSSGMAQARHQPGVPPINPTVRAQVPHQFLSPQVPGSVLKQMPPPSGGVGGVSGGVFPPQLSPQHIAMLSSIYPPHIQFQLACQLLLQQQPQQQQQQQQQQLLQNQRKFPQNVRQQADPQQLARIMAVLQQQRQQQQVGSAGGSSKLSPSHLGGPKMPMHDSLAHPGLGGSVADLHQKSSTAYSGFGSGLELGSMVGAPTGLKEGGGQQSRFKWMMEGHSPAPSSPDNALHKNGPIAAPVKRGSSPYSQYEMLGVDSLGVPSDSWQRSPGNKMGNKPGTSTWPPEFQPGVPWKGIPSVDPESDPYITPGGILSSSAVSSLNDTEHPLLRDNTESTPSLNTLLPSPGAWPYSASDSPLNNAHNPAKYTEYKPSWPPEPIGHNKPWKTNRNTSQLPRPPPGLTHQKQPSVSPWAGGAPRLGRGWGGSGGSHESRYGPGNVMTSGSAWSDGGASRGSCWLVLSNLTPQIDGSTLRTICMQHGPLLTFHLGLTQGSALIRYSTRQEAAKAQSALHMCVLGNTTILAEFVSEEEVARYFAHSQAGGAGSTSGASAGGAVTGPTGTAVSSGPGAVGAGSAGSIPGGERERPGGSSIAGGSSNGGGGGSAGSTWQSLDGTGSSPDPVSAQGSGLSIFAQWSNGAGGGGVGSSTAGVESGRQGLWGGMAAGYPSSSLWGSPALEDRHQMSSPAALLPGDLLGGGSDSI from the exons ATGGAAGACAAGAAAAGGAAGAAGGAAGATAAAAGGAAAAGGGAAACCTCACAGAAG GTGGTCGAGCAAAAAAACAAAG TGCCAGAACTGACCAAGCCCCCATCTGCCCAGTCTCTTACTACCCCCAACTCGGTCTCCCCCAGCCCTGGCCCTGTCCCTTCTACAACCTCCTCCATTGCCACCCCGGCTGCTGGCGCCCCCCCTCAGGGTGGGAACAATGCTAAGCGGCCGGCGGTGGCCAACGGACAGCCCTCCCCCAGCACCCAGGCCCCCCAGCGCTACATGCCCCGAGAAGTGCCCCCTCGATTCCGTTGCCAGCAGGACCACAAAGTGCTACTGAAGAGGGGCCAGCCACCACTGTCCTCCATGCTGCTGGGGGGAAGCAACAGCGGGGGAGACAGCCCCAGTGCAGCAGTGACTGCTGCCTCAg ATTCCAGCCTGGGTTCTGCAGGTCCAGCtgctccctctctgtctcacacGTCATCCTCCTCATCAATCGCTgcttcttctactactacttcttcAAATTATGCAAATTCCATGTGGGGGGCAAGCTCTGGCAGCCAGCCCCTCTCTCAGGGCAGGGAGAAGGTGATAGTGGATGGGTCAGACCTGGAGGAATGGCCCAGCATTGCTGCTGGAGACGGGGCCAGAACAGGAGATGCACCAGTTACTGCAGGAGCCGATGGCAGCGTAGTACCGAACTGCAGTGCCTCATGGGGTGAAAGGCACCTCCAGCAGCAGCCAAAGGCTGTGGGAGGAGGGAATGATGGTGGGAAAAGTGTCAGTTCTGGTAGCCCCTCCCCACCTTCGTCCTCCTGTTCAACCAATGAATGTATGCAGCCTAGTAGTGTTGTTTGGGGGTCCCAGGGAGTCATAGGAGGAAATGCAGTAGCAGCAGGGTCATTGCCCCCCATATCCAAAGCCTCCCCTCTCCCAGGGACTGATTGCTCTGTTGGCGTCAGCTGTGGAATTCCAGGTGCCAACTTTAACCCTAATGCCAACCCCTCTGCATGGCCAGCCCTGGTACAGGATGGGGCTGGGGCAGCTGCAGCAGAGGGTGGCCCCTCTCCTCTCCAAAGCTCAAAGTCATTGTCTGCCAACAACTCCATTTCTGTGAATCAAGCCTCTCATCAGCACCAACTTCACCAAATGCAATACAGAGACGTAGAGCCATCCTGTAGAGACTGGGGTGGTGCAGCACTGGAACCAGGAGCTGGACCAAAAAACACAGGAGTGACGGAAGGGGGTGATGTGGACTGTGGAAGTACAGGAGGTGGGGATCTCTCCGCCTCCTCTTCCACCTCTTCATCTGCTTGGAGAGCTCAGCCTTTTCCTGCAAATTCCAAAACGGGTGCCTCTAGGACTGATGCATGGGAGGGTGGAGCAGCGGGAAGTTCTGTCTCTGCTGAAGGGGGAAACTCATGGGGGTTCAGAGGACAAGACGATAGACAAGGTGGAAGTACATGGGGCACCGGAAGTGGTTGTCAGATATCTGGGGTATCTCAGGGAGCATGGGGTGGGGGAGTTGGGGAATGGGGTAATTCAAGCGGTGTTGGCAATCCAAGTGGTGGAAATGGAGATGGCTCaagcagtaacagcagcagcagtggtgggAGCATTAGTAACCCTTcggtttcttcctccacaccTTCAACTATGACAAGAGCTTGGGACAATCAGAAAGGAACCGGAGGAGATGGAGGGCCAGGAGAATCCAGTGAATGGGGGGGTCAGGACAGCAGAGGTGGAGGTGGTACCTCATCCTCCAGTGGTGGAGAGAACTCAAGAAGTGGCAATCAGCATCATGGCCACCAccgctctcagcagccttccaACGCTGATGTGGCCTTACAGAGTCTGCTCAATCGGACTGACCTAGACCCTAGAGTGCTGTCAAACTCTGGATGGGGACAGACACAGATCCGTCAGAATGTGGCATGGGATTTGGAGGTGGAAAGAGGAGCAGCAAGTGGAGCCAGATCTTCTGCACCAAGTCATCCACCATATTCTGGCTCTACTGGAACATCAGCCACTGCCCCATCATCACTGCTTCCTGGTGCACCTCAGAACTTGAACTCAAACTCAAATTCCATCCTTAGACCTTCATCTATCTCACCTGGTGAAGGCTGGGATAAcaatagcagtagcagcagtggtaaCTCTTTGCCCACTCGAGGTCCACAAGCCTCTGGCAGCAGTATTCAAAACCCTGGTGTTTCACAGTCTGGAAGTGGAGTGGGTAATTCATCAGGGGGGCAGAGCAAGCATTTTGGGGGCTGGGGAGAGCCACATCCATCTGAGAGCCAAGGAAAATGTTGGGGCAGTGAGGGCCAGGAGtggagagagaaaacagcagGGAGCGGTTCAACTGGATGGGGAGATTTTCGACAACAGGGTACTCCAGCAACTGGAGACTGGGGAAACAGTCAGGAGGAGAAAGGGACTGGTGGTTGGAAGGAGCTTGGAAGAGGGGATGGGGGAAATTGGACACAGAGAGGTGGTAATGAATGGGGAGAACGGGAGCCAAAATCAAGCAGTGGGGGTTGGGGTGATGGTAAGGATAGTGGAGGTAAAGGTGGGGATTCAGAAGTAGGTACATGGGGCAGCTGGGATGAGGGAGCTCCAAGAAAAGCTTGGGGAACAGGAGGTACAGAGACAGGAGGTGTTGGGGTAGGAGGGGGGGACCTGGGAAGCAAATCTCACTCGAGCTGGGGTGGCAGCGTACACCCTTCACAGATGCCAAACAGCCAGTCGGCCTCTCTGAAAGGTCAGgcacaacagcagcaacaatcaCAGCCCCTGCAGACCCAGTCGCAGGATACAGGGGCCATGCAAGGGGGCTGGGGAAGACAAGGAGGTTCTTCAGCCCAGAGCCAAAGTTCAGGATGGACCTCAGGGCCCATACCTCAAATATCCAGTGGAACTGGAAGCAGTTCAGAGCCCAGTGGCTGGGAGGAACCTTCGCCACAGTCTATAAGCAGGAAAAAGGAAATAGATGATGGAACTTCTGCCTGGGGTGATCCCAATAACTATGTCTATGTCAATTACTGGGACAAGAACAACGGCCCATCTGGCCAACCAATGCAGTCCCAGCAGCAGggtcctcctccacctccaccagtgAGAAAGCCTGCAGGCCCTGTGAACAGGGATGTGAACCTCACACAATCCTCCAACAAGGTCCCGGCAGTGG CTCCTTCTGGATGGGGAGGGAGCGGTTCTCCCTCCAGTCCATGTGTGGACAATGGCACTGCAGCTTGGGGCAAGCCTGCTGACACGCCAACTGGCTGGGGTGACCCAGATGACACGGGGAATACCTCGGGTTGGGGAAACCCTTCTCCCAACCCAGTCAAATCTG GTTCAAAGTCTATGCAAGAAGGCTGGGGTGAGCGAGAGGGATCCGTCAGTGCTTCACGCCACTCCAGCtgggaagaggaggatgaaggggGTGTAATGTGGAATAGTGCTGGATCTCAAGGCAGCGGCTCTTCATATAATTCTGGGGGCTGGGGAAACAAGAAGGGAAACAAG GGTCCAATAAAAAGTGGAGACTCTTGGATGAACCCTATGACTAGACAATTTTCAAACATGGGGCTTCTG GAGGATCCCAGTGGCCGTCCACTGGATCTGGCCCCTGGCCCTCCTCAAGATAAAAAGATGGATGGAGACAAACGAGGTATGGGTTTGAGTGACTACAATGGAGAGATGCGCAAAGGAGGGCGTGGAGGGGGAGGAGGCGTAGTCTTCCGTTCGTCTAGTTCCAAAGAGGTGGGGCCTGGTGAGCCTGGGCCTTACTATGACAAG ACCTTGCCTTTCACCAATCAGGATGGGTGCCTTGGGGAGGAGGGGCCTTGTTCTCCATATTCTCCGCCCACAGTCTTCAAGCCCTCTCCCCTCTACAACCACCCCAATCCCCCTAGACAA ATGGGTGGTCATATGTTTGGAAGTAGTAGTGGGATGGCACAAGCTAGGCACCAGCCAGGAGTGCCGCCCATTAACCCGACTGTACGAGCGCAAGTGCCTCATCAGTTCCTGTCGCCTCAG GTGCCAGGTTCTGTTCTGAAGCAAATGCCTCCTCCGAGCGGTGGCGTTGGAGGAGTCAGTGGAGGGGTATTTCCGCCTCAGCTTTCCCCACAGCACATCGCTATGCTCAGCAGCATTTATCCCCCTCACATTCAGTTCCAGCTG GCGTGTCAGCTGCTCCTGCAGCAGCagcctcagcagcagcagcagcaacagcaacagcagctccTGCAGAACCAGCGCAAGTTCCCTCAAAATGTGCGTCAGCAAGCAGACCCACAACAG CTTGCCAGAATCATGGCTGTTCTCCAGCAGCaaagacagcagcagcaggtgggtAGTGCAGGTGGGAGCTCTAAGCTGTCCCCCTCTCACCTTGGCGGTCCAAAAATGCCAATGCATGACTCCCTTGCTCACCCTGGCCTGGGAGGCTCAGTAGCTGACCTGCATCAAAAATCGTCAACTGCATATTCAG GGTTTGGTTCTGGTCTTGAGCTGGGTTCCATGGTCGGTGCTCCAACTGGTCTGAAAGAAGGTGGGGGACAGCAATCTCGCTTTAAATGGATGATGGAAGGTCACTCGCCAGCTCCCTCCTCTCCAGACAATGCACTTCACAAAAATG GCCCCATTGCTGCTCCTGTGAAGAGAGGAAGCTCACCGTACTCTCAGTATGAGATGCTGGGGGTGGATAGTTTGGGTGTGCCTTCGGACAGCTGGCAAAGAAGCCCTGGGAACAAAATGGGAAACAAACCAGGCACATCCACCTGGCCTCCAG AATTCCAGCCAGGGGTGCCTTGGAAAGGAATTCCGAGTGTTGATCCAGAATCAGACCCATACATAACCCCTGGAGGTATACTGAGCTCATCTGCAGTGTCAAGCCTCAATGATACTGAGCATCCGTTGCTGAGAGATAACACAG AATCAACCCCCTCCCTAAACACCTTGCTGCCTTCACCTGGTGCCTGGCCCTACAGTGCCTCAGACAGCCCCCTCAACAATGCACACAATCCAG CTAAGTACACAGAGTACAAGCCAAGCTGGCCCCCTGAGCCCATTGGACACAACAAGCCTTGGAAGACCAATCGTAACACTTCCCAGCTGCCACGCCCACCTCCTGGACTAACCCATCAGAAGCAGCCCTCTGTGTCCCCGTGGGCAGGAGGAGCACCACGCCTGGGCAGGGGCTGGGGTGGCTCTGGAGGCAGTCATGAAAGCAGATACGGGCCTGGTAATGTCATGACTTCAG GCTCAGcatggagtgatggtggagcttCAAGGGGAAGTTGTTGGCTGGTGCTGAGTAATCTTACTCCCCAG ATTGATGGTTCCACCCTGCGCACTATCTGTATGCAGCATGGTCCGCTGTTGACCTTTCACCTTGGTCTAACCCAGGGCAGTGCTTTGATTCGCTACAGTACTCGCCAAGAAGCAGCCAAGGCTCAGAGTGCCCTGCACAT GTGCGTTCTGGGCAACACCACAATCCTGGCTGAGTTTGTAAGTGAGGAGGAGGTCGCTCGCTATTTTGCACATTCCCAGGCAGGTGGGGCCGGGAGCACAAGTGGAGCCAGTGCAGGTGGAGCCGTTACCGGGCCAACTGGAACAGCAGTGTCATCTGGCCCCGGAGCAGTGGGTGCTGGTAGTGCCGGGAGCATACCCGGCGGAGAAAGGGAGCGGCCAGGAGGAAGTTCTATTGCAGGAGGTAGCAGCAACGGTGGCGGAGGTGGGTCTGCAGGCTCTACCTGGCAGAGTTTGGACGGTACGGGCAGCTCCCCTGACCCAGTCTCGGCCCAAGGCTCTGGCTTGAGCATCTTCGCCCAGTGGAGCAACGGTGCAGGTGGAGGTGGAGTGGGCAGCAGCACAGCAGGTGTGGAGTCAGGCAGGCAGGGGCTTTGGGGTGGCATGGCAGCAGGGTACCCCAGCAGCAGTCTATGGGGGTCTCCAGCTTTGGAGGACCGGCACCAAATGAGCAGTCCTGCAGCACTGTTGCCTGGAGACCTGCTGGGTGGCGGGTCCGACTCTATCTGA